The genomic window CAAGGACAAGAAGACAGAACCACTGATTTTTCTCACTAATCCTAAGGGAATGTCTCTTGCATTGGTTACTTAACAAACCacattatttaataattaataatgatCCTCATAAATTAATATGGCAAATGGAAAAACGGAGGGGGTTGGGGTTTTATacatgagtttaattttaatgcagtGATGGTGATTGTGTAAAAcgttttatattgttatataattattacatttattttttGGATGATTATTCACGTGGTTAATGTGTatgaaaattagattttgaaaaagtttaGATAACTAACTATATATTATAATCGGTTAGATTAGTAAACCAGTAATTAAAACGGTTTGATGACCGATCCGATTTTCTGAACCTTGATTATAAGCCAATTAAgtcaattcttttttattttttattttaaaattcaaaaaattaatataGTAGAGAgttgtttttttttcttataacaaacttatttttcaattaattgACTTCATTACTNNNNNNNNNNNNNNNNNNNNNNNNNNNNNNNNNNNNNNNNNNNNNNNNNNNNNNNNNNNNNNNNNNNNNNNNNNNNNNNNNNNNNNNNNNNNNNNNNNNNNNNNNNNNNNAtgctatttttttataaatttatgtaaatatataaagtaaaaaaattacgtaaaatttatgattttagatttagaatttagaGTTTAGCTATAAATGTTAACTATGTGTTTTTATTATAATTGATGTTTGATATTCTTatttagatttagaatttagaGTTTAGCTATAAATGTTAACTATGTGTTTTTATTATAATTGATGTTTGatattcttatttttataatAGTATGTGGTAATTATATTATTAACTTAAATAAATGggaattttattatataaatacatTAATAACTTCACAATTAAAAAATATACTAATCATACTATTGGTCTTAAACTAGTATTGAACAGAAAAAACTCAATTCCAAAAGGTCACAGTTACAAATATTACACAGACTTTACTATTGAAAGATGTAAAAATTATAATAACGAATTAATCATTCAACACTTATATCATCATCAACTGTcaccactatatatatatatatatagattatGAAGCTAAAAAATAAGTTAACCATAATTGTCATTGCTAGTAATGAAATGAAATTAGATATCACAGCAGGGTTTATAATAAGTTGACCCCATGTTACATTATTTTCCACCAAAaccaagataataataataataataatgataaaaaaaacaaACACTTGTTTATTGATATCAAAAATGAATTTGAGAATGGAAGGAAGGGTTGAAAGAGAATACAAAActattataattattataatcCATTGCTTCAACTTTAGTAGTGTTGTTCCCTAAATTTTCAAGTGCCTTAACCTGTGACCTTAAAAACTTAAGATAATTTGCAGCTTCATCAAGCATTGATGCAGTGTCCATTTTGGTTCCACCAGGAACAATCTTCTGCAAAACCCTGATTTTTTGGcttattttctctcttctttgccTTGCAGCCACAGTTTGTGGATCACTTGAAACCCTCACATTCTTCCTCTTTGGCTTCTCAATCACTTCATCTGAGTCTAACAAGTTCACTGGCCTGAATGCTGCTGCTCTGTATATCATTTCCTTCATTTGTGCTATAGCCTCTGGATCAGCTTCTTCTTCAGTGGTTGAAGTTGATGACATTGTTGCTGATGCTTCATTTGGGTTTTGGAAACTTATTGTTGATGAAAATGGAGTCTTTTCCCATCTGGGTTTCTTGGATCTTGGTGGATTCTCTGAGATAACCATGAAACTTGTTTATCAGTATCACCAATAAGCTACCATATGTAAATactatcattattattatatactagtGTATTAATAAGTACCACAGTTCGGCAAACCAAGAACTAATCTGTTACATATCAGAATTCTTTTTAAAGGTTTGCTTATAACAATGAATTGTTATATGCACAAACCAAGATTTGAACTTCCGACACTTATTTAAGTAAACTAGTAAGCTAATTATTAGACCGACCCAAGTTGGTTGCTctcttatttattaaatatatataaaaataataaaaataaaattagtttaaAATGACAAGTAAATTATAACTTAATTAAGAGGTCTTGGATTATCTATGTTATTTCTAATGATATTTTGACAATATAATTAGCTATCAGAATATCAAACTTGTTATAACAGTATaatcaaatttttgcatgaaaatcaaatataaatatatgtatacaaTGACTTATTTTTAGTGTTCATGTAGGATGATTATAGATGTTTATTGAGAATTAAGATAtaattagagaaaatattattttaagttttcaaATGTATAACAGAACTACTAACATATATATTAGATATTCAGAGAGAATAAAACTTTATTTGGATTACCTATCTTGATAATTGGTGAGTGATCCTTATTAGTGATAATAATAGGATTGAATTGTCCTCCTTGGTTGATGTATTGTTGATGATCTGAGGAGTTTTGATGAGAGCATGGAAGCATAGaagcatcattattattattgttgttacttTCAGATTCAGCAGAGGAAGCAGCATCAGTAGTGGAACTACTCAAGTTCCACAAGTAGTTTTTGCAATCATCATCAGATAACAAGATCTTTGAAAtcccatcattatcatcatcattagtGTTGCTATTTGTAGCTGATGAAATcaagcaatgatgatgatgatgatcatgtTGTTGGTGCTGTTGGGCCATGTTGAAATCTGTCATGTACTTACCACTTATCTGGTAATAATTATCCATGTTGTAAGGTCCATTTTCTGATAGTGACATTATGGCTGAAGATTTCACTACTGTTGCTGCATCTTGCTGCTGATAATTAATCAAATGTTCTGAATTTGGGTATGTAAGAATTATTTCttgactttgttgttgtttgctCCATAAGATTGGTGTGTTATTTCTTGCAATAATTTGTGAAGTTGCATCATCCCAATTGAGACCATCCATAATAGAGTTGAATGAAATGAAACACTACTAAATCACCTATCACATTAAttcaaaactatatatatatatcagaaaaaaagaataagaaaatggTATGtcacaattatatatattaaggtataataaaaaattaaaaacaataggCCTTACCCTTTTTGCAGTTCTAGATCCAGCTACTACTTGATCAAATCTTCAATTTCAGCAACTGATTAAACAGAACTCAATTCAACTTTTGAAGATTGAAGATTGTAATGTTATTAGTAGTAAAACAAGTATAAAATGACAAGTACTACTAATGAATTTTTAATACTATTCTAGCTTATATAgtcacaagaaaataaaataatcaagTAATTAGTAGTACTGAGATTGATAATAATAAAACATAGACTAGATACATTGGCCAAAGAGACAAGAGAATAGAATGAAGAGTGAGACAACAAGTTTGTACCTTGAGCTGCTGCCATTGAAGaccaaaaatctgaattctgatACAATTTGTGTGTGTTTTGTTGTGGAGAACCTTGGAATAGGTAGGAAGAACAAATGGAACATTACTTttataataaaaacaaatattGGAATTTGAGCAATTACGTCAGGAAAACTCTATAATAAATATACCCACTACTTGACTAAAGAATTAGGAATATAATATACTAGAAAAATGAtattatgataaaaaataatatcatttgtatattttatttggtaggacaaaataatttatataaatatctAATCATATGTTACTATAACAGGGAAATAAAATATTTGACCTTATTATTAGTGAATTTCTAAGAAATTGTGCAAATATTAATGtttgattaaataaaatataaaattgtttatatacttatttaaaaattaaactttTACAATAATAAGGTTTGATAATTCTAGAGAAGTGCAGTCAGTGCAgtgttttttgaaaataaataaataaggcaTTTTTATGAGGTAGAATAGAATAAACTGGACCTATAAGGCTATTTTGAAAGATGTGAAGCATgaaatattttatttctttttggattcttttcaAGTGGCTGGGGCATGTTCTGACCTCTTTTTGGGTGGTTGAGTGAAGAGTGAAGTCTGAAGTGTAAACTCAAAAGCATCTTTTAACtgcaataattatttttttttcttttgaataatataaaagaTTTTATTGTTAATCATGGTTTTAATCATAGGCTGTGATGTTCTCACTTTCTACTGCAGTTTACAGTGATTGATTATTTNNNNNNNNNNNNNNNNNNNNNNNNNNNNNNNNNNNNNNNNNNNNNNNNNNNNNNNNNNNNNNNNNNNNNNNNNNNNNNNNNNNNNNNNNNNNNNNNNNNNNNNNNNNNNNNNNNNNNNNNNNNNNNNNNNNNNNNNNNTTAATTCTAAtgatttaataaatattaaataagataaattttgattattatttttttgttaattttgttatATGTACTACTATAGAGATACAAGGAAATTAATTATTATAGCATAGAAAAAGTGTAATTTATATTCTTTTCTCATGGATAATATACATCTTttggaattaaaataaaatatatttcattCATTTATGTAGTTCTCCATATTAACAACTAGAAGTTAGTGTAAATCTTTTTTTAGAGGAATGTTAGGGACAGCAACTTttatgatttgtagccatcaaatagccattaatgatgattttaatgatgtgaaattggtgtgagatttcattcaaTAGTTCACTTTTTTTTGCTAGTTATATACTGaccagaatttaataaagttgttgGCTCTTAGATTTTTTCCTTATGCTTTTATTGTTAAGATCATTGTTAGAATTAGTGAACATATAGAATAAAAAAAGTGTATACATGCATGCAAGATCTGAAGTTTGTTAGAGGAAAAAGTGCAATACACACAATctgaaataaattaaagatttacaaataaaatagtatatatGTTTTCATAGAGTTATTTAAATAAATAGTGGTCATTATTGAACCTTATATAGTGGAAAATATGGCTAGATAGAGAAAGCAAATTGCCTATGAAAATGTGGAATTGTGCTCCATCTCGTTCACATTAATGCCAGCTCAGCTTCTGAATCTTAGTTTAGTAAATATTATTACcaagattttataattatttttatatatagatatttttttattattagatgATAAAttgtagaatttaattttgatatattataaaatattatttatttttaaaatttgactaaacaaataaattacacttttaatataagtatctttataaaaagatatttttagtaTCTTCATTTAAATATATATCTCTTCATTTTCATCGATTCTAAACTAGTAGCTCTTTCAATGAATCTCTAATGTTACACACAGTTATACTCATCCAAAAATCCTAAGTAATGGTATTTTTATTAATCAATAGTTTTTTTGTTGACCATAATATCTAACTCATTGCTTGCCGATGAATTACTGCATGCAACAGATAAGATTTGAACATCCAACACTTATTTAAACAAATGAGTAATTTGACCACCAACTTGTCTATTGTGGTCTAATTGTAATTATTCATAAATTATTAATGACTTAATATCATCCATTGATGCTAATATTTGATGGacagattaaattaaaagtaatgACATATATAAAGATAGTCCTTTTTCTGTCCATCAGACACGATATTTTTACCGTTTCTACTTTTACTTTTTACTAAAATCACTCTAGTAAGTTGTCATCATGATAAACAtttgagagaaaaagaaagaaaccaaTCTTAAAATTCAACTAAACCAATTTTAAAATTCGACTCTAtcataatcaaaataattatgacAACCAATCCAAATATAAAAATCACAACTTTTAAGATCTTAATTAATGCTTTCACTTAAGTTGATTTTTATATGTGGTGTTAAAacatgtgttttaaaaatatgtaATTTTCTCTAGTGTtattatgatatatatatatagatgatGTTCAcggttctaatttttttttaattatttataatagAATTTAATTaagtaaatttcaaatttttatgtcaTCAAAACTAGATTTATGATTGTATATATTCTACcttttttgattttaatttgatCATAAATTATACTCATATATAAATTTAGTCTTGAGTTCATAGTTAATATTGATGATAACTATTAAATTGATATTTTAAATGCTAGCCTtaaattttcaataaaagaaaagtttCTAACTGGTAAGAAACTTGGGAAAAACCTTAAAATTTCTCATCTCAATATAGCCAAGTTttatgtgatatatatatatatacatatatatatatggatgaaAAGGCTTAAAATGTCGATCAAAATTGAGAGAATTTATACTTCCAATTCAtcaagtaaaaattaaaattaagaaagATTCATTTTTTCAACTTGCCTCATTGAAATTCTGTAGGATTTAAGTTTAAGGTTAAGTGATAACTCTTCTAGCTattgaaattttaaatattaaaaacatgtttgaaaactcaaataaaaaaaaagtattttttcaaCAGATAATCATATTTgggaaaactttttgaaaataaattataattgaaaCTAATAATTTTAAGCTAAAAGACAGCTTATAAGTGAAAacaatattttgaaatttattattataaacaaGCGGAGagtgctaggtaaacaatgattatcttgaacaacatgaacagctactaatcaaataaaaatacactacattctaatttaatgctactaattaaatttaagattaatttactcttttaaccctattaattcacattagtATTTTTATGTAATagcaatatgaaaaaaaaaaattacacaaatattaaattaaatattattgagTAAGTAAAAGTTgttaatttttatgtttattatttatgtCAAAGAGTTTAATTTCGATGCATTaacagtgtaaaatattttatacaattatgtaatcatatttatttttttataattatttacgcTATTAATATAAAATGTAGTTATTTTATTAATGTGATGTTGTAAAATTTGAtgtatgtataaaattattttactttacccgtgtattaaaattaaattcttccaAATACATTATAAAGTAATAGAAAATTGGTGGGCCCTAAGATTGGGCCTAGTgggttggtttgttgtaggaatGTCAAAATCTAAATAAATGCCCCTTATCTACTATCATAGTGCGCGTTATTTCGTGCATTATGCCAAATAACAAACACTGACACAGGCCTCACCTGTCGGCTTCACGTTACGCCACTTTCTCCTCTTCTCACTTCTCGGCTCGGCTTCGCTTCAATCATAAACCATGCGCACCTGATGCCCATGCTCAATCTTACACGTGGTCTTCATCCATTGGTCCAAATCCTAATGAGATAGCCTGTGACCACGTGCCATGTAAATATTATGCTGACAGGTACCACATCTAAGTATCTCACCCAACTATCTATCCAGGTGAGTTTTATCAATTTTTATGGAGTTAATTATTAATATAGTAAAAATANNNNNNNNNNNNNNNNNNNNNNNNNNNNNNNNNNNNNNNNNNNNNNNNNNNNNNNNNNNNNNNNNNNNNNNNNNNNNNGAATTTTAGGTaccattttaatattttaaaaaaaaaattgaaaaataaaaattgtgtACTTGTGTTGCATTTGGGTTGAGGAGGGTGCACTTTTACTTAATTATTATCGTTACAAAAAGATAatgttattaataaaaaattttgttttttaagacgatttaaaaaaaaaaacacgagaAATAAGTCTATGGAGATAACTTGGCGCTATATTAGATATGCAACCATTTTTCAATTGGAATGAACAAAACCAATTGAGCTTTAATATCCTGCTTGGTTAAAAAATCTGCAACCAAGTTTGCTCCTCTCTAAATGAGAGAAAACTTTAATAAGGGTTAAGTATGAAGTCGAAAATTGAAATCGTCCCCAATTATTTTTTTGGTATGAAATAGTTCCTAaaatttcagtttgttttaaaatcgttcttCAGACGAAAATACTCTTCTCTCTTTACCCCAAAATCAACCACCACCAAAACAGAAGCCTACGTCCAATCaaaaccactaccaccaccatcagtatcatcatggtcatcatcatcttcataagaacttttttcaaaatcaaccagaaGTCCAAGCTGAACAAGaactcaccaccaccaccactaccattaTCATCAtggcctcatcatcatcatcatcagaaaatTCAAGCAACATGCACTTTgaacaataatcaacaaattcagcaacaacaatattccagattcaaatttcaacaacaacaatattccataacaaatttcacaaaaaaaatccaaaatttcataaaaaatccaattcacaaaagaagaagaagaagaagaaggtggtgGTGGTGCGGTGCCTCTTCCCCCTCCCTTTTCTCACgcccccttctctctctttctttcttttttttttatttattttatatttattttattttataatttttttactgaggggtaatttagtaataaaaaaataaaattggtaaaaaggataattttaaaacaaattgaaacTTTGAGgtccattttgtagcaaaaaaaaagttGGAGACGATTCCGATTTTTTACCTCTACGTTGGGAccaaaaatcatacttaacccctTTAATAACTAATTGAGTGAACATTTAATTCGGttcttatttatttaaaattagggTAAAACGattcttgacaaaaaaaaaagttactcatGTTCatacataaaataatttattgttgtttctcttttttatttctttattaaaattaacaaaaaaaatttatctgaTATAAACGTTTGAATTAGAAAAAATGGATAAGTTAAGGGTCTATTTGTTCTCTTGTCACCTTTAAAAACGATATCATTTTTGGGTTAAAGATAGGAACTACTTAAAGGTGGTCACTTCTTCACTTTCTATCAACATAATTGTTAAGTGTAGAAGCAATAGTGTTACTGAGATAACTTGACTAAGCAAGAAAATCAAGATTTATTGTGTTAAGATTCTGTTTTAGCTATCAATTCTGTTATCAATTGGTTATTGGGCCAGGAAGGATTGAGTTCTATATATAGGGTTTATGTGGCTCATTTCATGTATAATATAAAACTTCTTCTATTTCATTGAATGATAATATACACAATACCAATTTCATTGTTAGTTGCAAAATCTC from Arachis ipaensis cultivar K30076 chromosome B09, Araip1.1, whole genome shotgun sequence includes these protein-coding regions:
- the LOC107616571 gene encoding transcription factor bHLH87-like, encoding MDGLNWDDATSQIIARNNTPILWSKQQQSQEIILTYPNSEHLINYQQQDAATVVKSSAIMSLSENGPYNMDNYYQISGKYMTDFNMAQQHQQHDHHHHHCLISSATNSNTNDDDNDGISKILLSDDDCKNYLWNLSSSTTDAASSAESESNNNNNNDASMLPCSHQNSSDHQQYINQGGQFNPIIITNKDHSPIIKIENPPRSKKPRWEKTPFSSTISFQNPNEASATMSSTSTTEEEADPEAIAQMKEMIYRAAAFRPVNLLDSDEVIEKPKRKNVRVSSDPQTVAARQRREKISQKIRVLQKIVPGGTKMDTASMLDEAANYLKFLRSQVKALENLGNNTTKVEAMDYNNYNSFVFSFNPSFHSQIHF